TCAACAGCCGCCGCGGTCTTCCGCGTACGCCGCGGCTTGGCCGCCGCCGTACCTTCCGCACCCTCGGCGGTGTCCACGGCGGCTTCAGCCGCAGCAGCGGCCTTCCGGGTACGGCGCGGCCTGGTCGCTTCGGCCGGCTCCGGCGCCGGCTCCTGAGCCGTCTGGGCCGGGATCTCGGCCGTAACAGCGGCGGCGGACTCCACAGACTTGCGCGTACGGCGACGCGGCTTGGCCTCCGCGGCCTCGACGGTGTCGAGAGCGCCCTCGGCGGCGGCCGTGGCCGCAGCCTTGCGCGTACGGCGACGCGGCTTGGTCTCCTCCGCAGCCTCCGCACCCTCCGCAGCCTCCGCGGTGCCAACGGCAGCCTCGGCGGCCGTCGTAGCCTTCCGGGTCCGGCGACGCGGCTTGGCGACCGGAGCCTCCGGCTCCGACACAGCCGAAACCGCTGCCGACTCTGCCGCTTCCGCCACCACCGAAACCGGCTCCGAAATCTCCGGTGCCGTCGGCTCGGACGCCGTGGACTCGGCCGAAGTGACCGTCGCTGCCGCGGACTTGCGCGTCCGGCGGCGGCGCGGCTTGGCCTCCGCGCCTTCGAAGGACTCCGTGCCCTCGAACGGCTCCGCAGCCGTACCCTCGGCCGTCGCCACGGCGGACTCCGCGGCCTGAGGCGTCGCGGTCACGACGTCCGCTGCCGGCACCGCCTCCGCCGACGCTGCGCCGCGCGTGCGGCGACGGCGGCGCGGGGTGCGGGTCGAAGTGGCGTCCTCCGCCGAGGTGGTCTCCTCGGGCGTGACCGCCTCGGAGGGCGCCATCTCGTCCAAGGGCGACCCGCCGCGCGTACGACGGCGGCGGCGCGGCGTACGCGCCGAACGCTCACCGTCGGCCGACCGGGACTCGTCCCGGCCGCCCCGGCCATCTCGGCCACCCCGGCCGCCTCGGTCATCGCGACCGCCCCGGTCACCGCGACCGCGCCCACCGCGGCCGCCCGTCTCGCCCAGGTCCTCCAGCTCCTCCGCACCGAGCCCGGCACGCGTGCGCTCGGCGCGCGGCAGGACGCCCTTCGTGCCCGCGGGGATGTTCAGTTCCTCGAACAGGTGCGGGGAGGTGGAGTACGTCTCCGGCGGGTCGTTGAACTTCAGGTCCAGCGCCTTGTTGATCAGCTGCCAGCGCGGGATGTCGTCCCAGTCGACGAGTGTGATCGCGATGCCCTTGGCGCCCGCGCGGCCCGTACGGCCGATGCGGTGCAGGTACGTCTTCTCGTCTTCCGGCGACTGGTAGTTGATGACGTGGGTCACGCCCTCGACGTCGATGCCACGGGCGGCGACGTCGGTGCAGACGAGGACGTCCACCTTGCCGTTGCGGAAGGCCCGCAGGGCCTGCTCACGGGCGCCCTGGCCGAGGTCGCCGTGGACCGCGCCGGAGGCGAAGCCGCGCTGCTGGAGCTGGTCGGCGAGGTCCGCCGCCGTGCGCTTCGTACGGCAGAAGACCATGGCCAGTCCCCGGCCGTCGGCCTGCAGTATGCGCGCGACCATCTCCGGCTTGTCCATGTTGTGCGCGCGGTAGACGTACTGCGCCGTGTTCGCGACCGTCGCGCCCGCGTCGTCCGGCGCGGTGGCGCGGATGTGCGTGGGCTGCGACATGTAGCGGCGCGCGAGGCCGATGACCGCACCCGGCATGGTCGCCGAGAACAGCATGGTCTGGCGCTTCGCCGGAAGCATGTTGATGATCTTCTCGACGTCGGGCAGGAAGCCCAGGTCGAGCATCTCGTCGGCCTCGTCGAGGACGAGGCACTTCACGTGCTTGAGGTTCAGCTTCTTCTGCCCGGCGAGGTCGAGCAGCCGGCCCGGGGTGCCGACGACGACGTCGATGCCCTGCTTGAGGGCCTCGACCTGGGGCTCGTACGCCCGGCCGCCGTAGATGGCGAGTACGCGCACGTTGCGCACCTTGCCCGCGGTCAGCAGGTCGTTGGTGACCTGTGTGCACAGCTCGCGCGTGGGGACGACGACGAGTGCCTGCGGGGCGTCGGTGAGGGACTCGGGCTTGGCGCGCCCGGCCTCGACGTCGGCGGGGACGGTGACGCGCTCGAGGAGCGGGAGGCCGAAGCCCAGCGTCTTGCCGGTGCCGGTCTTGGCCTGGCCGATGACGTCCGTGCCGGAGAGGGCGACGGGGAGGGTCATCTCCTGGATGGGGAAGGGGTTGATGATGCCGACGGCTTCGAGGGCCTCGGCGGTCTCGGGAAGGATCCCGAGGTCTCGGAAAGTAGTCAGGGTGCTGCCTCTTCTGTGTGTGCGGTGCGAGGCGAGCTCGGGGGTCGTCTAGGACCGTGCTGGGGACGTCGACTGCCTTACGGGCGAGCCGTATGGCACGGGACCACTGCCGACGCTCTAGCGCTCGTACCGCTGAGGGTCCCCCTCCGGACTCCGTACGCACAGTGCCGTACGGACGGGGAGGGCTGTCGGGTCGGAGCCGATCGGGCCACCGACCGGGCATCCTCATAACGTGCGGCCCGTCGAGTACGTCAGAGTACTCAGCGGGCGCATTACCACCATACCCCGGATTCGCGCACATGCGATGGCCGATTTGGTCACGTAGTGGTCGTCACACTGATTGACCAGGTACTTCCGTCGCGCGGTGAGCGGGCTATTGTGCGCTTCATGACGAGCTCTGACAAGCCTGACAACGCCTCCGACGCAGCCGTGGAACACACCGGGGTCGCCGCCCAGGACTGGGCGCAGGCCTCCGCCGACCCGCAGTACCGTGCCGCGGTCGTGGACCTGCTCGGCGCGCTCGCGTACGGGGAGCTGGCGGCCTTCGAGCGACTCGCGGAGGACGCCAAGCTGGCGCCGACGCTGGCGGACAAGGCGGAGTTGGCGAAGATGGCGTCGGCGGAGTTCCACCACTTCGAGCAGCTGCGCGACCGGTTGACGGAGATCGGCGAGGAGCCGACCAGGGCGATGGAGCCGTTCGTCGCCGCGCTGGACGGCTTCCACAAGCAGACGGCGCCCTCGGACTGGCTGGAGGGGCTCGTCAAGGCGTACGTCGGCGACTCGATCGCCAGTGACTTCTACCGCGAGGTCGCCGCCCGCCTCGACGCGGACACCCGGGAGCTCGTCCTGGGCG
The nucleotide sequence above comes from Streptomyces sp. NL15-2K. Encoded proteins:
- a CDS encoding DEAD/DEAH box helicase encodes the protein MTLPVALSGTDVIGQAKTGTGKTLGFGLPLLERVTVPADVEAGRAKPESLTDAPQALVVVPTRELCTQVTNDLLTAGKVRNVRVLAIYGGRAYEPQVEALKQGIDVVVGTPGRLLDLAGQKKLNLKHVKCLVLDEADEMLDLGFLPDVEKIINMLPAKRQTMLFSATMPGAVIGLARRYMSQPTHIRATAPDDAGATVANTAQYVYRAHNMDKPEMVARILQADGRGLAMVFCRTKRTAADLADQLQQRGFASGAVHGDLGQGAREQALRAFRNGKVDVLVCTDVAARGIDVEGVTHVINYQSPEDEKTYLHRIGRTGRAGAKGIAITLVDWDDIPRWQLINKALDLKFNDPPETYSTSPHLFEELNIPAGTKGVLPRAERTRAGLGAEELEDLGETGGRGGRGRGDRGGRDDRGGRGGRDGRGGRDESRSADGERSARTPRRRRRTRGGSPLDEMAPSEAVTPEETTSAEDATSTRTPRRRRRTRGAASAEAVPAADVVTATPQAAESAVATAEGTAAEPFEGTESFEGAEAKPRRRRTRKSAAATVTSAESTASEPTAPEISEPVSVVAEAAESAAVSAVSEPEAPVAKPRRRTRKATTAAEAAVGTAEAAEGAEAAEETKPRRRTRKAAATAAAEGALDTVEAAEAKPRRRTRKSVESAAAVTAEIPAQTAQEPAPEPAEATRPRRTRKAAAAAEAAVDTAEGAEGTAAAKPRRTRKTAAAVEAAEAAVDSAEGVEAKPRRTRKAAAAKVAAPTDAEAVEAAETKPRRRTRKAAAPAASGLAADIPAQAAAQEPEAAPRRRTRKATVAAEASGETAEVKPKVRRVRKAAAGTESAES
- a CDS encoding ferritin-like fold-containing protein, translated to MRFMTSSDKPDNASDAAVEHTGVAAQDWAQASADPQYRAAVVDLLGALAYGELAAFERLAEDAKLAPTLADKAELAKMASAEFHHFEQLRDRLTEIGEEPTRAMEPFVAALDGFHKQTAPSDWLEGLVKAYVGDSIASDFYREVAARLDADTRELVLGVLDDTGHAGFAVEKVRAAIDADPRVGGRLALWARRLMGEALSQSQRVVADRDALSTMLVGGVADGFDLAEVGRMFSRITEAHTKRMAALGLAA